TTGATATAACCgcataaattttgaagaaaaactaCAATATAAGTAGGAATTTTATGTTATAGAACCAAAGATGACTTAGACAATGACCAATCATAACTGCATACATGTTATAGAGTTATTAAATTCCACTCTTTTGAACATTTAATTAGAAAAACTGTAACAATAGAGTTTGAAAATGCAACAAATCAGCAGAGAAACAAAAATCTATATACTTTGAAGACCACCATATCGTAGAATGGCATTAAATGCACCAGTGAATGCAACACGTAATCAATAGAGACAATGTTCATAATTGCCCATTATCTAATGAGAAAGATTACAAGGGAAATACCATGTTATTGTATTGGAAGCCATGAGATTCTCAGTCACTCAAATGGTGTAAATACAATgcagttaaaattttaatttatcactaAATCTGCACAAAGCAGGACCATAAAAGTCACTTTGGATGAACGTGCATTGAAAATACTAGAAACAGGGTTTTAATTAAGAATTGCGGTTGCAGTTGTACCGCGATCCATGATATTGCAGTCAAAATGTGACTGATGGGGCCCAACTTGCAGCCTCATTGCAGTTTGGGAAACATGAAAAACTGCTGAAGATCACGGTTGCACacctttattttaaaacttgaccaaaaacaaaaacaaagataatTCCAAAAAAAGTACATAATAAAAGGGATCACGGACAAAAGCCATAATAAAAGGGATTTTAGTTCTCAAGTGCTGAAGCACAATTCACTAAAGGACATGAAGACCAGTGGTCCCAAAAAATATATAGTGCAAATGCCAAATAGACACAGTTACAACTGGTTTAAACTTTTATCAATCAGCTTCTGTACATGTACATCATTATCACGGCCACAATCACATGGCCACATCATTAGCTTTCAAAAGCAAAAAACTACAATTTCAACTCAACCACACCGTGACAATGTGCACTCACAATGAATAGTATGTTGTCACCTACTCAAACCAAAACAAAATCACAAGTGATTGTATATGTTTGGTTTTGCAGTGGGTTGGTACAAATTAGGATGAGCCACCATGATTTTGTAAAAGTTGCTCAATGTAAGTGTGTGAGGTATAATTGACTTGGTTGCAGTTGAGTTTAAAGTAATGTTTTCTTTTATGGATTTGAAGTAAAGTGACTTGTGTTTTGATGCTTTTACTCTTAAAAAGTAAAGAGTGTAAATTAGTGttaatttttcaattcaaaTCAAAAGTTATTCATGATCACATTAAATCTAGTCAAACTAAGGTTTATTGGTGGCATCAACTTTGTCTAAGGAAGACCCAAACAATGAAACCAACAATGGGAAGAGACAAAACCAATTCCAATACTATGAAACCAAACACTCACCAAGAAAACCCAATCTAGCAAATACTAGAAACTAAATCCATTTCTAAATACAACAAACATATGAAACGAGATACTCTAATCACATCACTTCACAATGAAAACATTGACATCTAAATTAAGCAATTTCATAGATAGGAACATTAACATTACGCatattgaattaaaaatgaagattaaTTTAACTAAGAACAAAAGTTTGAGAAGTGATACCATGCAATGCAGTGTGCAAGCTTCCATTGCGAATGAAATCAGTAATGAGAAGTTTCTCATCACTTGCATAGTAATAAGCTCTCAAAGGAACAACATTAGGGTGCCGCACTTTCCCAATAGCCTCCACTTCATTCTCAAATTCCTTAAACCGTAAAGCTGCATCATCACCCTCACTCAACCGTCTAACTGCCACTGCGGTCGCCATTGCCGGAACCGACCCTTTCCCGACACCAACAACCTTATAAACAATCCCACTCCTACTCTTCCCCACCACATAAGCAGAAGCCCTCAACAAATCCTCCAATTCCAACCCAAACCCTTCATCCACCACCACAAATCTACCCTTCTGCTCTTCCCCGGAACCCAAAACCTCACCATCCACCTTTCCCTTTTCAAACCCACCCTTCACAGAATTCAACCTCTTCCTTCGCCGGAAAATCCACGCCGACATCAAAACAACCACTGACGCAAGAGAAATCAAAACCACAAcaacaatcacaacaaaaaacaAACCACCCCGCTGCCTCTCATCTCGAATCGGACCGGTTCGAATCGCGTTCGGTTTCGAGTTAGGGTTTTCCGGATCATCGTCATCAGGTAAAACATCAGGAACCTTTTGCGAACAACCGTTCCGTAACGGAAACCCGCAAAGTCCGGGATTTCCGGAAAAAGCAGTAGGTCCTTGATTAAGTAAGGACCCCACCTGTGGAATTTCTCCGGTGAGATTATTATAACATAGATCCAAACTAACTTCCACCGGAAGGTTACCGAGTGAAGGCGGTATCTCACCGGAAAAACTATTATGAGAAAGATTTAAAGTACCGGTAACAGCGGTTAATTCGGTAAGCGACTCAGGAATAGAGCCGTTAAGAAAATTGGAAGATAAATCACAATGTAGAAGAGATTTAAGCGAAGtaagtgagagaggaagaggACCAGTGAAAGAGTTATGAGAAAGGTCTAAGAAAAGGAGTTTGTTGACGGTGTTGAAGAGTGATGAAGGAATGGTTCTAGTGAAGTTGTTGTTTGGGAGATTAAGGGTTGTTAGTTCAGTGAGGTGGCCTAATTCGGAGGGTAAGTAACCTGTTAGGGATTTTGAAGGGAGAGTGAGTTGAGTGACTCGGTCGTTGTTTGTGTTGCATGATACTCCTTCCCATTGGCATGGTGTGAGTACTGAGTCGGACCACGAGTTGAGGACTCCAGTGGGGTCCACGTCGATTGCGGCTTTAAGAGCGAGTAGTGAGAGACCGTCTGAGTTGAGACATGAAGTGAAGGGAATGAAGAAGCAGACACAGAGGAGAGTTATGATGTTGCAAATGTGAGTATGATGAGGTGgcatgctttttttttttgtttggcaACGAGGTGTTGCGGGGGTATGGTGTGTTTAAGTACAGAGGAATGGAATGGAAGAAGAAgcagaagaaaaagaaggacGTTAGTATCAGATCACAACAATGTAGAAGGTGGTGTTGTGGGTGTATTTGAAATTAAGATTGGGTGTGTTCTCGAGGTTTGTCGTCTACTCgccaaatttgaatttttgtcttAGGCAGCACTGGACTAGACTCCtgtcttttttttgttttaacgtAACTAAAATtaccaattttataaataatttaagtaaTATATTGAAACACACATTTGATATAAATATGAAATCACGAATAGCAACATCAAGCACAGATATGTGAAAATGATTGTTTAActcaaaatttgtaaatttatatCACCACAAAAATGCATATTTTAGATGTACAAAAATGCAATTcatatttgtcaaaaaatatcATCTTTATTCATAcctaaaataacatataaaaaaaattactctaaaataaaaatagcgaCATATCATATCAAAATGGTTtttctataataattattattaataaaatatagatttgtatattttataaatattaatcatttttcacaacaaaatataacaacttattctttctaaaaattaaaaaaatatcatttcttAGAAAACTAGTTTTACTGTTGTTTGTAtctttaaaaattatcattctTCATTCTAGCTACACAAATATGGTAAGGACAAATATTATTAACATTACAATATCACCAAAAACAAACAATAAATCAAGCATAcgtatttctttttttacataCATCAATACTACACAATAGATCAAGAATAAGTCTTTTTTActttcattaaaatatataatagatcAAGAATGCATATTCATAtacattcataaaaaaaaagtaaccaaTAAATCAATATTGTagatttaataaatatcataaaaataaacagTAAATCAAGACTGTgtcatcaaaataaataataaatcaacCCTTATATCTCCATACGATAACATTAAAACATGATCTCAACAAAACACATAGATCACAAAATACAAAACTAATgcatcaattaaacatataaacACGTCACTTTCGTTCACCAATTTaacaagaaaagaaagaaaaaaaaaatatatatatatatatatgtaagattttattttttattttatttttcattttaacaattaaataattgttaattgaattgttatttttcatttttcacgTAGATATTgttcaagcattcgtaaagtttACTTCcgttttaaaatatgaatcgtagaatattttaatgttgatcaagcaataaaaagcattaagcacatatatGAGAAAAGTAATTCAATAACTCATttatataactagaaatcaaaccagaaaaataagggtttcgtTTTATTTCACTCATCTTAATAAAtagagtttagttactcatgacagagatacaaaagatagggattaaagaataattacaagaaagattcatgaatgattttttataaaacttctTCAATTGTGTTAAGAACAATCGTCCATGAGTTTCTTTGTtatggcacaagtctcccaacttcccaatagtcaaaaagatgtCTAAATAATgagaaaattgtgtttaatgtGATCTGATGCGCGCCGCACGCCCAAGGCGCTCTTCAAGCGCAATCTGGCAGATCTAGTGGTGCAGAAATGCGTCTCAGGCGAAAAGCATCTTATGTCTGGTGTTTAGTGTATttgtctcctcttttgagtccaAATTTGGTTTcgatgtcttcatgaaagttgtaccTATGGGTCTTAGCTTTCAATTGCACTTAGTtcgactccaattggacatctacaacactAGATATGGTTGCAATACTCCACATAGATTATGTTGATTTCTAACCAAAATTCAGTgatgcactaaaacaaagaaacaacgcaaaactacgaaaaatctctacttaatcaatgaaataagaaacatttcattaaatccaagaactaaaatcaacaaaatatatcaaataactcctaaaattaactaatgattaaaggtaaacaagactaaaatcaatgaaaaatatgcatatgatgaagagtcatcacaacttcaaaattaatatgttgATTGTCctcaagcaacaattaatttcagatttggtacaaTTAAAAGCAAACTttaactcaatttctcaaatcaaatcaaactcaattctcaaagttccagctactacaaaacatttatcatgctccatggttgcttaaaaaaaaaacaccatttGACacttagcattcattcatcaagttcaactctctattcacacaatctcaccaaaatatATTGCAAGTGTTtagcaagggttatgaatttatcactcaaatcctagaacatgcatcacgctaccatatgcttgaaaaaaattctagttagcattCACAAttgcaacaaacacatacacttttgaaGGTCTTTCAGATTATAATGGGACTTAGGTAAGGGTAGAACATTTTTGAATAGTATGCTtatactacttggagttaggtacacattttaaaattattctacaaatttttttcacattttcattgtggagattctcaaacattgacacaAGAATCAAGAAGATGTTATTTAtaaaagtacacaaactgaagaaaaaaaattcttcttttttattcttttttttatttgtattttatttttagaaccATCActccaaacttaaaaagttgataTCCCAtaagcaaccccaaacttagaattttaccaagacGAGACAGAAGTtttcctacctaactccaagtaaggtgattgcATTAAAGTCGGATATTTGGCATGTGATGTGGCTAGTAACCAAAAGAAAGGACAAGGCTCAAATGAGCTAACAAAAGATAATATTTGCATAGGGTAATTAAAAAGGCTCAAAGGACCAAACGAAATTGtctcagtgtatgcataaattacaagtgatgcaagtcagaattagtgcaagttttgaagggataacacatgtctagataatcacacaacaaataattaaagtgtttgggcccaaaagctcacagctaggataataagagagtatgaattgtcaaaataatgtcaaacatgcaactacaaaatttatttatttatttaaaaaaatggcaagtgagacttcgacaaTCAATGAGTAATtaacaatgcatgcattagtgaaactcatCGAATTGaacaatgatatgagcaaagaaatagagtttaaatttcaaaatctgaaacaaatagTTTAAGACTAGCTTTAAGTTGTTAACAATTCctcatcatagtgcacgtttacacacaattaaaaaagaaacaaattcaaataacaaaaataagattgtaaaaataaaatttaccttTACctatgggttgcctcccacgaagcgcttTTTTATGGTCATTAGTTTGACGCCTCAACTATtatcaaggtggcatatatgaccgAAAGAATACATTAtcctcttcttctttttgtttggtagaaattccatgaacttgagaaatgGATGACGTTGCTTCCATTTCcttttcaattggacattgatgaacaaggcatagattcAATCTCAaacttcatcaatctcttctttttttcttttccttattCGTGTTTTTCTCTTGCTTATTTTCTTCTACCAGAACAATGAAGttgtcttcaatcttcaacttctcctccatcttctcaaactcaaccacttgctcaaataacctctcacattgaattttaaatctttcaattgaaaccatgttattcttcataaATTCAACCAAAACATCCTTGATGTGAAAGTTattgtcatctgattctttggatataattttaggaggtagaatttgttatcAATTGATCTTTTTTATATAACACTCGTCGTCTTCTACTTCTATGACCAATAGATTTTTATATTCTAATGGTGGGACATAGTAATCAAAACAAGTTCCACTCATATGTCTTTTTctgcaaaagtcacacctaagaggcccAATTTGAGggtgattttttaaaaatgtatctctCAAGATCTGTCCCTCAATTATGCGTAATATAgcagatataagacaagtatcataCTCTTCCAATAATTGTAGTTGATATTTCATCATTACAATCTTTCATGTTCTACAGtaaatagttatctcaaacaaagaagagacaaaccactagcaaACGACATTAGCAATTTcaacaattaaaaatagaaaatcaaagaaaaacagtattttttcaaaattaaaaataaaagaaaataaaaaaaatttattgcagagcagaaaaattcaattaaataaataaattataactcaatagtgatatggcaatccctgACAACGgtgccaaaaacttgatagcgtttcagcaagtgtactgaattgttgcaagtaataataaaacaatagtACTGAGTGTTGAACTCAAGGAATGTGTTTTACtattaaattgtatttaattactaaaattgaacaaaaagttttagaattgattgaaataatatttgaaattaacagtaataaaattgatcctttattatacgaaaaatgttagggatgagtttcacttcgaatccaatcttggtttctaatttgatcatagttactaaatttctttattgaattattactgaattctctttattattctttccttaatgtcttagtgacacaacctttaattccaaagtaacccttaatcctttagtggatttaagattagaattaagctttataggacaagaattctcttttaaattattacctttgcaacaaatttaattagtttcatgAGCTGCATCTATttctagactacaatatcatgaatttctaatctcaagcattcgtaaagtccacttctgttttaaaatacgaatcgttgaacattttaatgttgatcaaacaataaaaagaattaagcacagagatgagaaaaataatttaataaactcattcatataactagaaatcaaatcagaaaaataagggtttcatcttgtttcactcatccctaacaaatatggTTTAGTTACTCGTGATAGAGATACATAAGATatggattaaagaagaattacaagacggattcatggatgattcttgataaaactcctcTAATGGTGTTAAGAACATTGTATCTaagtttctctgctagggcacaagtctctcaacttcccaatagtaaaaaatatgcctaaaaagtgagaaaaatgtCTTTTAATGTGTTCAAATGCGCGCCACGCGCCTTAGACGcgcttcatgaaagttgtagctatggatcttagcttttaGTTGCACTTGGTTCGATTCCAATTGGTcatctacaactctagatatggctgCAATattccacataggtcatgttgatttctcaccaaaattcagcactgcactaaaacaaagaaacaacgcaaaactacaacaaaaaaaaaaaaaaaactttacttAATCagggaaataagaacataaacatttcattaaatccaagaactaaaatcaacaaaatatatcaaataaatccttaaattaacaaatgattaaagataaataagactaaaaataatgaaaaatatgtatatgatgaATAGTCATTAGGGGTGTAGATGATACGAAAGATGAAGGAAAAACATGCTTGAGGTCAGATTGAAGAGAAAGAAACTCTGAAGCTTGCTGTCATGGAAGGAAGTTTCGCGAGGTAGGGAAAAGGAGAGGGAGGTGGATGATGATAATCAGTAACAAAATAAGAGAATAATTATTAGTATTGAAGGTTTGATATTTTAGTGTCTTGATCTAGGACATGCAAGGGGTTGAAGATGATGGAGCTTTTGGTTCCTCTATTTTTAGGAAAGAAGAAAAGAACGCGTATGAAAAAAGGGGAAACGTGTGGTAGGAGAGAATGAAAGAGTTGGGTTGGTGGTGAAGGAAGAAGAGGAAATATGAATGAGTGTATGGGTTGTGTGTGACGTGTAagcaaaaggaaaaaagaaagggAAATGAAAACAATAGTacatgtaacaccccaattttgaACAGTGAGagtgtaaatttttaaaaaaaaacaagacaactaaatattttaggttaaaatattcataatcgttctttaatttaaatcagagtaaaatatttagttgtaaaattcttttccaaaaaTGAAGATTAGAATCATTGTTGTATTATATAAAAAGGTTTCGACACAAATAACCTAATTACAACCAAACAATTCACATTGACCCAAAAAATGTCACAATTATTTCAGATACATACATTTCATTGCAACAACAACATTGCAATTAGGAAGTGAGAATAAATAAAACCCTTAATCAAAATCCTAAGCTAATCTTGAACTCTAATTGAGGATAACTAGATACTAAGGGTCCACAGGTGGCATCAAGCCTCACTGCTTCTGATTGTCAATCCAAAATCATCGCTCTATCATGTCTTCGACATTGTTGCAATTCTTGCACGACTCAAAACTCTAAGAACTTGGGGCGTAAGCCCGGTCCACAGTAATAGTAGATGGTCACGAtctaaaaacaacatatatacgAAAATACAAAGCACGAAAGCATAACACGACATGACATCAGTTGATAAACAAGCATgcatataaatattatcatataacaaacatgactcgtgtgaCAAAGCGCTtcaatgcaatgcttatatgttAGTGCACATGATTCCAAAATATCCACACCCTCCTCGAGAGGTGTAAATTATAAATGTATCGCCCCTCACAAACTAATACTAAtcaccaaggtgccacctatcacgggttaaCACGATTTGCTAGAGTGCAGTCTACCACAGACCTCCACGACTCCAAAATCCCCGTAAGGATAAGgtggaccaatcaactcatgaAACCACCAAATGGTCCATCATGGTCACTACTAACACTATGGCCCATCACGACCACCAGTAACTATGAAATGCGTGAGTATACTCTAACTCTTTCACatcaatcattatgtaaatgtagctattaaaaTACTCTCATTTTAATGTtcattaaacactaataatttttaatacttatCACAAAGCATACTCATGGCATATtctcctcaataaaattcatagcACATATGCtatcagttatgaatacataatcacatcaaatgCATGCACAATTTTGTGCACACTTATTCACAATTAGCACAAATAATATGTATATAGACACACTCTACATTCAAGACTATATAATATAGTTAGAAAGTGTCCTTACGTCGACAATGCTTTATTACATAGACAACTTACGCTACACCAGCATAACCTATCTGATGATTCCAACAACAAAATTAGCACATATGTTACCACATAGCATATTCTCAGAGCATAACTTATCACAGAGCATACTCATGGCATATtctcctcaataaaattcatagcACATATGttatcagttatgaatacataatcacatcaaatacATGCACAATTGTGTGCACACATATTCACAATTAGCACAAAGAATATGTATATAGACATACTCTACATTCAAGCATATATAATATAGTTAGAAAGTGTCCTTACCTCGACAGTGCTTTATTACATAGACAACTTACGCTACACCAACATAACCTATCTGACGATTCCAACAACACCTCTCAATTTTCTTGTAACTTCACAAAACAGCTCACAAGCATCTTCTAGTAGAGAAGAACAATTTgtctttcaaaattttcttcaattaaaggtTGGATTAAGGAGGAACATGAAGGTTTGTGTTCATTATTTAAAACACCAGCACCCTTGTGTTGTTTGTTTGtgtattcaaaataataaaataaaagaagaagaagaagtaagGGAGAGGGGCACACGTGAACTAAAAAGAGGGggaaatgattttgttttttgtttattttttaattagaaatctTAATTAACTATAGCCACAAATTAAAGAAGGAGTGAGGTTAGATCCACATAATATTTACTActtctcttttaaaatatttatctctagtaaaatttaaaattcacttTATGTAAAATACTAACTTTCTCTACAAAATATGTATCCGATGCAACTTGACTCACAGATAAATCAAATTATAAGTTAACTCGTAAAGtatttaacattaattattattacgacataaataatttgattattaaaataatcaaatttaatattattcgcTCAAAATAAATACTACTCATGAATAATTCAAGTATCAAATCACCCAATaacttgaataaaaaatttcatcgaaatcaaatatattttaaaatttgaaagcggcaaaactatttgttgattttaaacATTGAGAAATCTCATTGTCAgatttttgacttttttttacacgtggactaaataaaaatatttcagtcgtgaaaatataatttttgtacttttattcataaataaaagaaaCTAATATATTCAACGACACGTTTTAATTACAAAGTATAACTAAATATACTTAATTAAGAATTTATTTTCTACGGATCTTACAGTATACACAGATCCTTTAACACTTGCAGATCTTTTAACACTTGCCCTTGATAATACTACGTACCACTCTTCTACCCTAATtctaaaaaacaatataatttaaacatTACTAGTAATTAATTGTTTTCACTTAATATCAAAATTAGGGGTCTAATTATTATCTTAaccttgtaaatattttataaggtAGTGAGATGGGTTGTTACGGCCAACACAAACTTCTCTCCCATGTTCTCCGCTCTACAAAATCTCTTATTCTCCTATGCAACCCTAAACTAAAATGaataaacttttaattaataaaaagacaTCTAAAAGaaattgttattaataaaaaatacttcatattctaatatttttaaatctaaaattaatattttcataataaatcatattatatattaatttagtaaattattttttattttaaagtgtctaaaaatttaattttcataacaaatttaataattttactaaaatactattataaacgGTTAAAAACCTCAATTAAATTCGCCTTTTAGTCTCTACATCTTCAACAGCCTTGCTGCTATactcacttttatttttatacctAATCGTCTTTGACTCTATTAACATTAATCATATTAGGACTGTTAGCTTTTGTactcccccccccccccccccacatcattttttttgtttacctCCCCACATATCCCCCccatttaatgttttttgagtgaaatacccaaaataaccttaaaaaaatcagtaaaagtcaaaataagaaaaaatcaaaacagttGTACCCCCACACttgaaaaatccggaaaagtaagttttgctgaaaaaaagtttttaccggaaatttcattttttgaaattttcggtatgcatttttaactaccggatttttcaattttccggtttgtttaccggaaatttcattcctttttaaaattttcggtACActgtgtaacttttttttttaatataatttttttaattttttttattgaattttgttagtgaggACCAGAGGAGCAAAAACTGACGGTGATCATTCGCGAGTTCGGCctcctacacaatcaaataggagaGCTGCTGTTGAAAAAATGAGAAAGAGAAATGAGGAAAGGCAGGCGCCCCAAGATGAGCAGCCCCAGCAAAACCCTATGTTTTATGCAGAACAGGATGAGCAGCCCCAGCAAGatcatgtgtttgatgatgaacacgatcagcagcagcaacagtttgatgatgaacatggtcAGCAGCACCAGCCTGAAGAACCCATGTTTCCTGGAGGTCCTTATGATCTTTCTATCCTTAAAGATTATGAGCATCATATTGCAATTAATGTGTGGAATGGAcatgttagtaaataatttattttattacatattataatatatttgtagtataggttattttattacacattataatttatttgtagtataagattataatatatttgtaattgtgttatttttaattaaacaggatAGACGTGCCTTGAgtgccttgaaagttgtttccaatggcaaaaagcaagacaaatttattgatattagatatcatttacctgctcaaatagatcattggattaatatatctGGATTACGTCCTCTGAGAAGATGTAGTTTGCATATGATTGATGGTAATATGATATCTGCTTTTGCTGAGAGATGGCACGCAGAGACTAGTTCATTTCACCTGCCATTcggtgaaatgactattactcttgacgaCGTCAGGGGTCTTTTGAGCATCCCGTGTACTGGAGAGTTTTTCACACCTCCCGCAAATGTCAATGAAGATTTGGCAATTGTTGCTGATGTTGAGTTGTTGGGAGTTGCATATGATGAAGCTGTCACTGAGACTAGGACCAATAGAGGGGCCTCGTATAGTTTTGAGTGGTTGAAAGAGGTATTTTTAAGAAACTTCATGAACGAAGATATGACTTTCTGTCCTTACAGATTATGAGCATCATATTGCAATTAATGTGTGGAATGGAcaggttagtaaataatttattttattacatattataatatatttgtagtataggtt
The genomic region above belongs to Cicer arietinum cultivar CDC Frontier isolate Library 1 chromosome 4, Cicar.CDCFrontier_v2.0, whole genome shotgun sequence and contains:
- the LOC101502346 gene encoding receptor protein kinase-like protein ZAR1 codes for the protein MPPHHTHICNIITLLCVCFFIPFTSCLNSDGLSLLALKAAIDVDPTGVLNSWSDSVLTPCQWEGVSCNTNNDRVTQLTLPSKSLTGYLPSELGHLTELTTLNLPNNNFTRTIPSSLFNTVNKLLFLDLSHNSFTGPLPLSLTSLKSLLHCDLSSNFLNGSIPESLTELTAVTGTLNLSHNSFSGEIPPSLGNLPVEVSLDLCYNNLTGEIPQVGSLLNQGPTAFSGNPGLCGFPLRNGCSQKVPDVLPDDDDPENPNSKPNAIRTGPIRDERQRGGLFFVVIVVVVLISLASVVVLMSAWIFRRRKRLNSVKGGFEKGKVDGEVLGSGEEQKGRFVVVDEGFGLELEDLLRASAYVVGKSRSGIVYKVVGVGKGSVPAMATAVAVRRLSEGDDAALRFKEFENEVEAIGKVRHPNVVPLRAYYYASDEKLLITDFIRNGSLHTALHGGPSESLPPLSWAARLKIAQGTARGLMYIHEFSGRKYVHGNIKSTKILLDDDLHPYISGFGLTRLCLGTLKSTTAFAHKRQNSNQSIVASAMSSKVAASSKNYISPEVRMAGGKFTQKCDVYSFGIVLLELLTGRFPDLGPENDHKELESFVRKAFREEQPLSEIIDQTLLPEVNAKKQVVAAFHIALNCTELDPELRPRMRTVSESLDHIKIQ